The Mercurialis annua linkage group LG2, ddMerAnnu1.2, whole genome shotgun sequence genome contains a region encoding:
- the LOC126669236 gene encoding indole-3-acetic acid-amido synthetase GH3.6, producing the protein MPEAPKEIYSYNLAEKNKKTLEFIEQVTSNPDEVQNKVLEEILSRNAHVEYLQNHGLNGCNTRESFKKIMPVITYEDIQPHIDRIANGDTSPILCSHPISEFLTSSGTSGGERKLMPTIEEELGRRSLLYSLLMPVMNQFVPGLEKGKGMYFLFIKSEAKTPGGLLARPVLTSYYKSSHFKDRPFDPYTNYTSPNQTILCPDSYQSMYSQMLCGLCQRNEVLRVGAVFASGFIRAIRFLEKHWQLLCNDIRTGTVNSQITDLSVREAVAKILKPDQELADYIEGECRQDSWRGIITRIWPNTKYIDVIVTGTMSQYIPTLDYYSNGLPLVCTMYASSECYFGVNLNPLCKPSEVSYTLIPTMAYFEFLPVHRVTNSNKSLNEKEQQQLVDLADVKLGHEYELVVTTYAGLYRYRVGDVLRVAGFKNKAPQFNFICRKNVVLSIDSDKTDEVELQTAVKNALNHLVPFDATLAEYTSYADTTSIPGHYVLFWELTLNGSTPIPPSIFEDCCFTIEESLNSVYRQGRASDKSIGPLEMKIVEAGTFDKLMDYAISLGASINQYKTPRCVKFAPIVELLNSRVVSSYFSPKCPKWVPGHKQWINKN; encoded by the exons atgCCTGAAGCACCAAAAGAGATTTATAGTTACAATCTTGCTGAGAAAAACAAGAAAACTCTCGAGTTTATTGAGCAAGTGACCTCGAACCCTGATGAGGTTCAAAACAAGGTTCTTGAGGAAATCTTGAGCCGCAATGCTCACGTTGAGTATTTGCAAAACCATGGCCTTAATGGATGTAATACCCGTGAATCTTTCAAGAAAATCATGCCCGTTATTACTTATGAGGATATTCAACCTCATATTGACCGTATTGCCAATGGTGATACCTCTCCTATTCTTTGCTCTCACCCCATTTCTGAGTTCTTAACGAG CTCTGGTACTTCGGGTGGTGAAAGAAAGTTGATGCCAACCATTGAAGAGGAGCTAGGAAGAAGGTCACTGCTTTATAGCCTGTTGATGCCTGTGATGAACCAGTTTGTTCCTGGTTTAGAAAAGGGCAAAGGAATGtactttttgtttataaaatctGAAGCTAAGACCCCAGGTGGGCTTTTGGCTAGACCGGTCCTCACTAGCTACTACAAAAGTTCCCATTTCAAGGACCGCCCTTTTGACCCTTACACTAACTACACTAGCCCAAACCAAACCATTCTTTGCCCTGATTCCTACCAATCTATGTACTCCCAAATGCTCTGTGGCCTCTGCCAACGCAATGAAGTGCTCCGAGTCGGGGCGGTTTTCGCCTCCGGCTTCATTCGCGCTATCCGGTTTCTTGAAAAACATTGGCAGCTTCTTTGTAACGATATCCGAACCGGAACGGTTAACTCGCAAATTACGGATCTTTCGGTCCGTGAAGCCGTGGCGAAAATTCTGAAACCGGATCAGGAACTTGCGGATTATATTGAGGGTGAATGTAGGCAAGACTCTTGGAGGGGGATTATAACAAGAATCTGGCCTAATACAAAGTATATTGATGTGATTGTGACTGGGACCATGTCTCAGTATATCCCAACTCTTGATTACTATAGCAATGGGTTGCCTTTAGTGTGTACTATGTATGCATCTTCTGAGTGCTACTTTGGAGTCAATCTGAACCCTCTTTGTAAACCAAGTGAAGTCTCTTATACCCTTATTCCTACTATGGCCTATTTTGAGTTCTTGCCTGTTCATAGAGTCACCAATTCCAATAAATCACTGAATGAAAAAGAACAGCAACAATTGGTTGATCTTGCTGATGTCAAGCTTGGTCATGAATATGAGCTTGTTGTTACTACTTATGCTG GACTTTATCGGTACAGAGTGGGTGATGTGCTAAGAGTGGCTGGATTCAAGAACAAGGCACCACAATTCAACTTTATATGCAGAAAAAATGTAGTGTTAAGCATTGATTCAGACAAAACAGATGAAGTTGAGCTACAAACTGCAGTTAAAAATGCATTGAACCATCTGGTCCCATTTGATGCTACATTAGCTGAGTACACAAGCTATGCAGACACAACTAGTATCCCAGGCCACTATGTCCTCTTTTGGGAACTTACCCTTAATGGTTCAACCCCAATTCCTCCATCAATTTTTGAGGATTGTTGCTTCACAATTGAAGAGTCACTCAACAGTGTGTATCGACAAGGCCGTGCCTCCGATAAGTCGATCGGGCCACTCGAGATGAAGATCGTCGAGGCGGGTACTTTCGATAAGCTAATGGATTATGCTATCAGCTTAGGTGCTTCAATAAATCAGTACAAAACACCAAGATGTGTGAAATTTGCACCTATTGTTGAGCTTTTGAACTCAAGGGTTGTGTCTAGTTATTTTAGTCCTAAGTGTCCTAAATGGGTTCCTGGTCATAAGCAATGGATCAACAAGAATTGA